One window of Nocardioides dongkuii genomic DNA carries:
- a CDS encoding metal ABC transporter substrate-binding protein, whose amino-acid sequence MAAPRLLASALALGTLALSGCGALGLGDSAAGAEGTPVAAALYPIQYVTERVAGDVLDVENLTSAGGEPHDLQLGLLETAQVADAPLVVHVSGLQPAVDEAVEQNASGVVLDAADVVDLVPFDEHEEHEGEHAEDEGHEGHDHGEDDPHFWLDPLRMAALGDAVAEELATIVPDEAETFAANAAALRADLEELDAEYAEGLADCATSTVVTTHDAFGYLERYGLHLESIAGISPDAEPTPAALAELQDLIEEEGITTVFSETLTGPGTAETLAGDAGVRTAVLDTVEALTDDTADEDYLSLMRRNLAALQEANRC is encoded by the coding sequence ATGGCTGCTCCCCGACTGCTCGCGTCCGCCCTCGCGCTCGGCACGCTGGCGCTCAGCGGCTGCGGCGCCCTGGGCCTCGGGGACTCCGCGGCCGGCGCCGAGGGGACGCCCGTGGCCGCCGCGCTCTACCCGATCCAGTACGTCACGGAGCGGGTGGCCGGCGACGTCCTCGACGTCGAGAACCTCACCTCCGCCGGCGGGGAGCCGCACGACCTCCAGCTCGGGCTCCTGGAGACCGCACAGGTCGCGGACGCGCCCCTGGTCGTCCACGTCAGCGGACTGCAGCCGGCCGTCGACGAGGCCGTGGAGCAGAACGCGTCCGGCGTCGTGCTGGACGCCGCGGACGTCGTGGACCTGGTGCCGTTCGACGAGCACGAGGAGCACGAGGGCGAGCACGCCGAGGACGAGGGGCACGAGGGCCACGACCACGGCGAGGACGACCCGCACTTCTGGCTGGACCCGCTGCGGATGGCCGCGCTCGGCGACGCGGTCGCCGAGGAGCTGGCCACGATCGTGCCGGACGAGGCCGAGACGTTCGCCGCCAACGCGGCCGCGCTGCGCGCCGACCTCGAGGAGCTCGACGCCGAGTACGCCGAGGGCCTGGCCGACTGCGCCACCTCCACCGTGGTCACCACGCACGACGCCTTCGGCTACCTCGAGCGCTACGGCCTGCACCTGGAGTCGATCGCCGGCATCTCCCCCGATGCCGAGCCGACGCCCGCCGCCCTCGCCGAGCTCCAGGACCTGATCGAGGAGGAGGGCATCACCACGGTCTTCTCCGAGACCCTGACCGGACCGGGGACCGCCGAGACCCTTGCCGGGGACGCGGGGGTGCGCACCGCGGTGCTGGACACCGTCGAGGCGCTGACCGACGACACCGCCGACGAGGACTACCTCTCCCTCATGCGCCGCAACCTCGCCGCCCTGCAGGAGGCGAACCGGTGTTGA
- a CDS encoding deoxyguanosinetriphosphate triphosphohydrolase, translating to MDLHELYDDAACARVVAEPPKRVDAPVRTPFERDRARVVHAASARRLAAKTQVVDPQSDDFVRNRLTHSLEVAQVARDLSRALGSQPDIAETAALAHDLGHPPFGHNGERALAELSDACGGFEGNAQTLRLLTRLEAKTFDADGRSVGLNLTRATLDACTKYPWQRDAAQVPAGVHADGAPRRLSKFGVYDDDLPVFTWMREPAPPGTRQCLEAQVMDLADDVAYSVHDVEDGVVAGRVDLTRLDPAAVWQTVRDWYLPDAADDVLDEVLAELRAQGSWPTAPYDGSRRSQAALKNLTSDLIGRFCGAAQTATFAASGGPFVRHRADLVVPERTRLEIAVLKGIAAHYVMRTEDRVQLMVRQRDLILELVSVLAHRGPDALQRSFADDWRAAADDAARLRVVIDQVASLTDASAVAWHERLRTAP from the coding sequence ATGGACCTCCACGAGCTCTACGACGACGCCGCGTGCGCGCGGGTCGTCGCCGAGCCCCCCAAGCGCGTCGACGCCCCCGTGCGGACGCCGTTCGAGCGCGACCGCGCCCGGGTGGTGCACGCCGCGTCGGCGCGTCGGCTGGCGGCCAAGACGCAGGTCGTCGACCCCCAGTCCGACGACTTCGTGCGCAACCGGCTGACGCACAGCCTCGAGGTGGCCCAGGTCGCCCGCGACCTGTCCCGCGCGCTCGGCAGCCAGCCCGACATCGCCGAGACGGCGGCGCTCGCCCATGACCTCGGGCACCCGCCGTTCGGGCACAACGGCGAGCGCGCGCTGGCCGAGCTGAGCGACGCGTGCGGCGGCTTCGAGGGCAACGCCCAGACGCTGCGGCTGCTGACCCGCCTGGAGGCCAAGACGTTCGACGCCGACGGCCGCTCGGTCGGGCTGAACCTCACCCGCGCGACGCTGGACGCCTGCACCAAGTACCCCTGGCAGCGCGACGCCGCCCAGGTGCCGGCCGGCGTGCACGCCGACGGCGCGCCGCGGCGGCTGAGCAAGTTCGGGGTGTACGACGACGACCTGCCGGTGTTCACCTGGATGCGCGAGCCGGCGCCGCCGGGCACCCGGCAGTGCCTGGAGGCGCAGGTGATGGACCTCGCCGACGACGTCGCCTACTCGGTCCACGACGTCGAGGACGGCGTCGTCGCCGGCCGCGTCGACCTGACCCGCCTGGACCCGGCGGCGGTGTGGCAGACGGTCCGCGACTGGTACCTCCCCGACGCGGCCGACGACGTCCTCGACGAGGTGCTGGCCGAGCTGCGCGCCCAGGGCAGCTGGCCGACCGCGCCGTACGACGGGTCGCGGCGCAGCCAGGCCGCGCTGAAGAACCTCACCAGCGACCTGATCGGCCGGTTCTGCGGCGCCGCGCAGACGGCGACGTTCGCCGCGAGCGGCGGCCCGTTCGTGCGCCACCGGGCCGACCTGGTCGTGCCGGAGCGCACCCGCCTGGAGATCGCGGTCCTCAAGGGGATCGCCGCCCACTACGTCATGCGCACCGAGGACCGCGTGCAGCTGATGGTGCGCCAGCGCGACCTGATCCTGGAGCTGGTCTCGGTGCTCGCGCACCGCGGCCCGGACGCCCTGCAGCGGTCCTTCGCCGACGACTGGCGCGCGGCCGCCGACGACGCCGCCCGGCTGCGGGTGGTCATCGACCAGGTCGCCTCGCTCACCGACGCCAGCGCGGTCGCCTGGCACGAGCGGTTGCGCACCGCCCCCTAG
- the dnaG gene encoding DNA primase: protein MPGRIREQSITEVREKARIDEVVSQYVTLRNAGGGSQKGLCPFHDEKSPSFHVTPSRGFYHCFGCQKGGDVISFLMDIDALSFGEAVERLADKYGVQLQREDSDERDDKPRGPQRGKLIEAHRVAQEYYAEQLATPEALQARQFLAERQFDQSHAEMFGIGFSPRGGEDLFRHLRARGFSQDEVVAAGLVAVGRSPYDRFRGRLMWPIRDASGDTIGFGARRIFEDDRIEAKYLNTSETTIYKKSQVLYGIDLARKEVARSAQAVVVEGYTDVMACHLAGVGTAVATCGTAFGEEHSRVLRRFLHDHEEFRGEVIFAFDGDAAGQKAALRTFAGDQNFVSQTYVAVEPDGLDPCDLRIQKGDAAVRELVARRVPLYRFVLSNVVNKYDLDRADGRIDALRESAGLVASVRDQSKVTAFAQEISKMIGADVDTNAVLSEVRRAAKRPAARPAEQRNHRAPEPAEEAPPPRRQLPDLRDPRFSLERETLKLVVQHPMAIGRTTGEIGANDFRHPTYRAVWDLVAAAGGPAAGSGDPGWASRLRDAATDPEVSSAISALAVEPLLTAKEPDAAYVAVHVTRLLELTTMRRIAELKSRLQRTNPVEQATEYNRMFGELAALEQHRRALRDRIVGGA, encoded by the coding sequence GTGCCGGGCCGGATTCGCGAACAGAGCATCACCGAGGTGCGCGAGAAGGCGCGCATCGACGAGGTCGTGTCCCAGTACGTCACCCTGCGCAACGCCGGCGGCGGCTCCCAGAAGGGGCTGTGCCCCTTCCACGACGAGAAGTCGCCGTCGTTCCACGTCACGCCCAGCCGGGGCTTCTACCACTGCTTCGGCTGCCAGAAGGGCGGCGACGTCATCAGCTTCCTGATGGACATCGACGCGCTGTCGTTCGGCGAGGCGGTGGAGCGGCTCGCCGACAAGTACGGCGTGCAGCTGCAGCGCGAGGACTCCGACGAGCGTGACGACAAGCCCCGCGGCCCGCAGCGCGGCAAGCTGATCGAGGCCCACCGCGTCGCCCAGGAGTACTACGCCGAGCAGCTGGCGACCCCCGAGGCGCTCCAGGCCCGGCAGTTCCTGGCCGAGCGCCAGTTCGACCAGTCCCACGCGGAGATGTTCGGCATCGGGTTCTCCCCGCGCGGCGGCGAGGACCTCTTCCGCCACCTCCGCGCCCGCGGGTTCTCCCAGGACGAGGTCGTGGCCGCCGGCCTGGTCGCGGTCGGCCGCTCGCCGTACGACCGGTTCCGCGGCCGGCTGATGTGGCCGATCCGCGACGCGAGCGGCGACACCATCGGCTTCGGCGCGCGCCGGATCTTCGAGGACGACCGGATCGAGGCGAAGTACCTCAACACCTCCGAGACCACCATCTACAAGAAGAGCCAGGTGCTCTACGGCATCGACCTCGCGCGCAAGGAGGTGGCCCGGTCCGCGCAGGCCGTCGTCGTGGAGGGCTACACCGACGTGATGGCCTGCCACCTCGCCGGCGTCGGGACAGCCGTGGCGACGTGCGGCACCGCGTTCGGCGAGGAGCACTCGCGGGTGCTGCGCCGCTTCCTCCACGACCACGAGGAGTTCCGCGGCGAGGTGATCTTCGCCTTCGACGGCGACGCGGCCGGCCAGAAGGCGGCGCTGCGCACCTTCGCCGGCGACCAGAACTTCGTCTCCCAGACCTACGTCGCCGTCGAGCCCGACGGCCTGGACCCGTGCGACCTGCGCATCCAGAAGGGCGACGCCGCGGTCCGCGAGCTGGTGGCGCGGCGGGTGCCGCTGTACCGCTTCGTGCTCAGCAACGTCGTCAACAAGTACGACCTCGACCGCGCCGACGGGCGGATCGACGCGCTGCGGGAGAGCGCCGGGCTGGTGGCGTCGGTGCGGGACCAGTCCAAGGTGACCGCCTTCGCGCAGGAGATCTCCAAGATGATCGGCGCGGACGTGGACACCAACGCCGTGCTCTCCGAGGTACGGCGGGCCGCCAAGCGGCCGGCCGCGCGACCCGCCGAGCAGCGCAACCACCGTGCCCCGGAGCCGGCCGAGGAGGCGCCGCCCCCGCGCCGTCAGCTGCCCGACCTGCGCGACCCCCGTTTCTCCCTCGAGCGCGAGACGCTCAAGCTCGTGGTCCAGCACCCGATGGCGATCGGCCGCACCACCGGCGAGATCGGCGCCAACGACTTCCGGCACCCGACGTACCGCGCGGTGTGGGACCTGGTCGCGGCCGCGGGCGGGCCCGCGGCGGGGTCGGGCGACCCCGGGTGGGCGAGCCGGCTGCGCGACGCGGCGACCGACCCCGAGGTGTCCTCGGCGATCAGCGCGCTGGCGGTCGAGCCGCTGCTCACCGCCAAGGAGCCCGACGCGGCGTACGTCGCGGTGCACGTCACCCGGCTGCTCGAGCTCACCACGATGCGGCGCATCGCCGAGCTCAAGTCGCGGCTCCAGCGCACCAACCCCGTCGAGCAGGCCACCGAGTACAACCGGATGTTCGGCGAGCTCGCCGCCCTCGAGCAGCACCGCCGCGCGCTGCGCGACCGGATCGTGGGGGGCGCATGA
- a CDS encoding polyketide cyclase — translation MTSESVSATTTISAAAERIFAVLTNPARHAAIDGTGWVCEAIDPQPITESGQVFRMNMFHPKHPDGNYEMHNLVLDFEQDRAIAWRPGFVEDASTGELGFGGWTWRYDLTPCGTDACKVMHTYDWSAVGPEPRKHLEFPPFPDDHLANSLNHLRDMTEGLRQAPA, via the coding sequence ATGACCTCCGAGAGCGTCAGCGCGACGACCACGATCAGTGCTGCCGCTGAGAGAATTTTTGCGGTGCTCACCAACCCAGCCCGACACGCTGCGATCGACGGGACGGGCTGGGTGTGCGAGGCCATCGACCCCCAGCCCATCACCGAGTCGGGGCAGGTTTTCAGGATGAACATGTTCCATCCGAAGCACCCGGACGGGAACTACGAGATGCACAACTTGGTCCTGGACTTCGAGCAAGACCGGGCTATCGCCTGGCGACCGGGCTTCGTGGAGGACGCGAGCACCGGCGAACTCGGGTTCGGCGGCTGGACGTGGCGCTACGACCTGACCCCATGCGGAACAGACGCGTGCAAGGTCATGCACACCTATGACTGGTCGGCGGTGGGGCCAGAACCCCGCAAGCACCTTGAGTTTCCGCCGTTCCCCGACGACCACCTCGCGAACTCGCTCAACCACCTGCGCGACATGACTGAAGGTCTCCGGCAGGCGCCCGCCTGA
- a CDS encoding antibiotic biosynthesis monooxygenase family protein, giving the protein MLVVNRFRVPDAEAERFRVDVEAARTALAARPGYVGGAIGRNLDDPGLWVLTTTWEHVGAYRRALSSYDVKLHAVPLLGRALDEPSAYEPVEPGTDLNVHAARSLG; this is encoded by the coding sequence GTGCTGGTCGTGAACAGGTTCCGCGTGCCCGACGCCGAGGCCGAGCGGTTCCGGGTCGACGTGGAGGCGGCGCGTACCGCGCTCGCGGCGCGCCCCGGGTACGTCGGCGGCGCGATCGGCCGCAACCTCGACGACCCCGGCCTCTGGGTGCTCACCACCACGTGGGAGCACGTCGGCGCCTACCGCCGCGCGCTGTCGTCGTACGACGTGAAGCTGCACGCCGTCCCGCTGCTGGGGCGCGCCCTCGACGAGCCCAGCGCGTACGAGCCCGTGGAGCCCGGGACCGACCTCAACGTGCACGCCGCCCGGTCGTTAGGCTGA
- a CDS encoding transposase codes for MELARLREKSISQIAKDLGIAESGLRRWMKQADIDEGKKEGLSTDERAELVQLRRDKRVLEMEVEILKRASAYFARQNVLPE; via the coding sequence GTGGAGTTGGCCCGGCTGCGTGAGAAGTCGATTTCCCAGATCGCAAAGGATCTCGGCATCGCCGAGTCCGGTCTGCGTCGGTGGATGAAGCAGGCCGACATCGACGAGGGCAAGAAGGAAGGCCTTTCCACCGACGAGCGGGCCGAACTGGTCCAGCTGCGCCGCGACAAGCGTGTCCTCGAGATGGAAGTAGAGATCCTCAAGCGCGCGTCCGCCTACTTCGCTCGGCAGAACGTCCTCCCAGAATGA
- a CDS encoding metal ABC transporter ATP-binding protein: MLSAAAPVIELTDGSVAIAGRPVVRGVDLTVRQGEFVTLLGPNGSGKSTLVRALTGLRPLARGSLRLFGTPYETFRDRHRIGFVPQRTGAASGVPASVAEVVASGRLTRRRLFRPAGKDDRAAVAAALELVGLADRAGDSVATLSGGQQQRVLIARALAGEPDLFFLDEPTAGVDLPNQHALADALEALSGSGSTIVLVTHELGPIAPLVDRTVVLRDGRVVYDGPPLAVDDAHGHHHPHEGRHDHHPGIVAPLDRRDQDVRW; this comes from the coding sequence GTGTTGAGCGCCGCCGCACCGGTCATCGAGCTGACCGACGGGTCCGTGGCCATCGCCGGGCGACCGGTGGTGCGCGGCGTCGACCTGACCGTGCGCCAGGGCGAGTTCGTGACCCTGCTGGGCCCCAACGGGTCGGGCAAGTCGACCCTCGTCCGGGCGCTCACCGGCCTGCGTCCGCTGGCCCGCGGGTCGCTGCGGCTCTTCGGCACGCCGTACGAGACCTTCCGCGACCGGCACCGGATCGGGTTCGTCCCCCAGCGCACCGGCGCCGCCAGCGGCGTCCCGGCCTCGGTGGCCGAGGTCGTCGCGTCCGGGCGGCTGACCCGGCGCCGGCTGTTCCGGCCCGCCGGCAAGGACGACCGGGCCGCGGTCGCCGCGGCGCTCGAGCTGGTCGGGCTGGCGGACCGGGCCGGCGACAGCGTGGCGACCCTCTCGGGCGGGCAGCAGCAGCGGGTGCTGATCGCCCGCGCGCTGGCCGGCGAGCCCGACCTGTTCTTCCTCGACGAGCCGACCGCCGGCGTCGACCTGCCCAACCAGCACGCGCTCGCCGACGCCCTCGAGGCACTGTCCGGCTCGGGCAGCACGATCGTGCTGGTCACCCACGAGCTCGGGCCGATCGCGCCGCTCGTCGACCGCACGGTGGTGCTGCGCGACGGCCGGGTCGTGTACGACGGCCCGCCGCTCGCCGTCGACGACGCGCACGGCCACCACCACCCCCACGAGGGCCGGCACGACCACCACCCCGGGATCGTGGCGCCGCTGGACCGACGCGACCAGGACGTGCGCTGGTGA
- a CDS encoding SH3 domain-containing protein: protein MPRASVVAGPLAVLATASVVTLGVLTQGPTSTIVSATDGAASIGATAGATEAAVPPRQPVLSRGGARVIKPLSPVEKVMATPAVLEAVRQADTTLWATETLNLWSAPNAQADQVGQLEEGKKVLVTGRSLLGRVEVVVDDKARWVSAGYLVEEKPKPEAEPEAETEAGGGTEVAAAASCTNGTSVPSGVSPNIVKVHEAVCAAFPEIATYGTFRSDGEHGQGLAVDIMVSGERGWEVAEFVRERYSDLGVSYLIYAQKIWSVERSGEGWRGMEDRGSTTANHYDHVHVTTY from the coding sequence ATGCCCCGTGCCTCCGTCGTCGCAGGCCCGCTCGCCGTCCTGGCGACCGCGTCCGTCGTGACCCTCGGCGTCCTCACCCAGGGACCCACCAGCACCATCGTCAGCGCGACCGACGGGGCCGCGAGCATCGGCGCCACGGCCGGTGCCACCGAGGCCGCCGTACCCCCGCGTCAGCCCGTGCTCTCCCGCGGCGGCGCCCGCGTCATCAAGCCGCTGAGCCCGGTCGAGAAGGTCATGGCGACCCCCGCGGTCCTCGAGGCCGTCCGCCAGGCCGACACCACGCTCTGGGCCACCGAGACCCTCAACCTGTGGTCCGCCCCGAACGCCCAGGCCGACCAGGTCGGGCAGCTCGAGGAGGGCAAGAAGGTGCTGGTCACCGGTCGCTCGCTCCTCGGCCGGGTCGAGGTCGTCGTCGACGACAAGGCCCGCTGGGTCAGCGCCGGCTACCTCGTCGAGGAGAAGCCGAAGCCCGAGGCCGAGCCCGAGGCAGAGACCGAGGCCGGGGGAGGGACCGAGGTCGCCGCCGCCGCCAGCTGCACCAACGGCACCTCGGTGCCGAGCGGCGTCAGCCCCAACATCGTCAAGGTGCACGAGGCCGTCTGCGCCGCGTTCCCCGAGATCGCGACGTACGGCACCTTCCGCAGCGACGGCGAGCACGGCCAGGGCCTGGCCGTCGACATCATGGTCAGCGGCGAGCGCGGCTGGGAGGTCGCGGAGTTCGTGCGCGAGCGCTACTCCGACCTCGGCGTCAGCTACCTGATCTACGCGCAGAAGATCTGGTCGGTCGAGCGCTCCGGCGAGGGCTGGCGCGGCATGGAGGACCGTGGGTCCACCACGGCCAACCACTACGACCACGTGCACGTCACGACGTACTGA
- a CDS encoding glycine--tRNA ligase: MAKPPASTVDHVVSLAKRRGFVYPCGEIYGGTRSAWDYGPLGVELKENIKRQWWRSMVQSRGDVVGLDSSIILPRQVWEASGHVDTFSDPLTECQSCHRRYRADHLQEEYAEKKGLDDPDEVDLATLACPNCGTRGAWTEPRQFSGLLKTYLGVIEDESGLHYLRPETAQGIFVNFANVVTSSRQKPPFGIAQIGKSFRNEITPGNFIFRTREFEQMEMEFFVKPGEDEEWHQYWIDERTQWYVDLGINPDNLRHYEHAQEKLSHYSKRTVDIEYRFRFAGSEWGELEGIANRTDFDLSTHAKHSGTDLSYFDQAADERYVPYVIEPAAGLSRSLMTFLVDAYTEDEAPNTKGGVDKRTVLRLDPRLAPVKVAVLPLSRNADLSPKAKDLATELRRSWNVDFDDSGAIGRRYRRQDEIGTPFCVTVDFDTLEDGAVTVRSRDTMAQERIPLEGITRYFAERLLGC; encoded by the coding sequence GTGGCAAAGCCGCCCGCATCGACCGTCGATCACGTCGTCTCCCTCGCCAAGCGCCGGGGTTTCGTCTACCCGTGCGGCGAGATCTACGGCGGCACCCGGTCGGCCTGGGACTACGGCCCGCTCGGGGTGGAGCTGAAGGAGAACATCAAGCGCCAGTGGTGGCGCTCGATGGTGCAGAGCCGCGGCGACGTCGTCGGCCTCGACTCCAGCATCATCCTGCCGCGCCAGGTCTGGGAGGCCAGCGGCCACGTCGACACCTTCAGCGACCCGCTGACCGAGTGCCAGTCCTGCCACCGCCGGTATCGGGCCGACCACCTGCAGGAGGAGTACGCCGAGAAGAAGGGCCTCGACGACCCCGACGAGGTCGACCTCGCGACCCTCGCGTGCCCCAACTGCGGCACCCGCGGGGCCTGGACCGAGCCGCGGCAGTTCTCCGGGCTGCTGAAGACCTACCTCGGCGTCATCGAGGACGAGTCCGGGCTGCACTACCTGCGCCCCGAGACCGCCCAGGGCATCTTCGTGAACTTCGCCAACGTCGTCACCAGCTCGCGCCAGAAGCCGCCGTTCGGCATCGCCCAGATCGGCAAGAGCTTCCGCAACGAGATCACGCCCGGCAACTTCATCTTCCGCACCCGTGAGTTCGAGCAGATGGAGATGGAGTTCTTCGTCAAGCCCGGCGAGGACGAGGAGTGGCACCAGTACTGGATCGACGAGCGCACGCAGTGGTACGTCGACCTCGGGATCAACCCCGACAACCTGCGGCACTACGAGCACGCCCAGGAGAAGCTCAGCCACTACTCCAAGCGCACCGTCGACATCGAGTACCGCTTCCGCTTCGCCGGCTCGGAGTGGGGCGAGCTCGAGGGCATCGCCAACCGCACCGACTTCGACCTCTCCACCCACGCCAAGCACTCCGGCACCGACCTGAGCTACTTCGACCAGGCCGCCGACGAGCGCTACGTGCCCTACGTCATCGAGCCGGCGGCGGGGCTCTCCCGCAGCCTGATGACCTTCCTCGTCGACGCCTACACCGAGGACGAGGCGCCCAACACCAAGGGTGGCGTCGACAAGCGCACCGTGCTGCGCCTCGACCCGCGCCTCGCGCCGGTCAAGGTCGCCGTGCTGCCGCTCTCGCGCAACGCCGACCTCTCGCCCAAGGCCAAGGACCTCGCCACGGAGCTGCGCCGCAGCTGGAACGTCGACTTCGACGACTCCGGGGCGATCGGCCGCCGCTACCGCCGCCAGGACGAGATCGGGACGCCTTTCTGCGTCACCGTCGACTTCGACACCCTCGAGGACGGCGCCGTCACGGTGCGCTCGCGCGACACGATGGCCCAGGAGCGGATCCCGCTCGAGGGGATCACCCGCTACTTCGCCGAGCGGCTCCTCGGGTGCTGA
- a CDS encoding 2-hydroxyacid dehydrogenase: protein MSAPLVWLPFDPALLGDPPEQLRYEVVDPTEHVPGSVGEVAFYVPPYQMGPAIGDVLPRMSGLQVLQLLSAGVDNVRDRVPAGVTLCNGRGIHDTSTAELTVALVLASLRGIPDFVRRQDRHEWRGEWRPALADKRVLLIGYGAVGRAIEARLLPFETEVVRVARRAREGVHALEDLPGLLPDADVVILVVPLTEATRGLVDADFLARMKEGALLVNVARGPVVVTEDLVAALHAGRVTAAIDVADGEPLAADSALWEAPGLLVSPHVGGASSAMWPRAHRLVRDQLHRFARGEDLWNVMSGEY from the coding sequence GTGAGCGCACCCCTGGTCTGGCTGCCCTTCGACCCGGCCCTGCTCGGCGACCCGCCGGAGCAGCTGCGCTACGAGGTGGTGGACCCGACCGAGCACGTGCCGGGGTCCGTCGGCGAGGTCGCGTTCTACGTGCCGCCGTACCAGATGGGGCCGGCGATCGGGGACGTGCTGCCGCGGATGTCCGGCCTGCAGGTGCTGCAGCTGCTGTCGGCCGGGGTGGACAACGTCCGCGACCGGGTGCCGGCCGGCGTGACGCTCTGCAACGGCCGGGGCATCCACGACACCTCGACCGCCGAGCTCACCGTGGCCCTGGTCCTGGCCTCGCTGCGTGGCATCCCGGACTTCGTGCGGCGCCAGGACCGCCACGAGTGGCGGGGGGAGTGGCGGCCCGCGCTGGCCGACAAGCGGGTCCTGCTGATCGGGTACGGCGCGGTCGGCCGGGCGATCGAGGCGCGGCTGCTGCCGTTCGAGACCGAGGTGGTCCGCGTCGCCCGCCGCGCCCGGGAGGGGGTGCACGCCCTCGAGGACCTGCCGGGCCTGCTGCCGGACGCCGACGTGGTGATCCTCGTGGTGCCGCTCACCGAGGCCACCCGCGGGCTCGTGGACGCCGACTTCCTGGCCCGGATGAAGGAGGGGGCGCTGCTGGTCAACGTGGCCCGGGGCCCGGTCGTCGTCACCGAGGACCTGGTGGCGGCGCTGCACGCCGGCCGGGTCACCGCCGCCATCGACGTCGCCGACGGGGAGCCGCTGGCCGCGGACAGCGCGCTCTGGGAGGCACCCGGCCTGCTGGTCTCCCCGCACGTCGGCGGGGCGAGCAGCGCCATGTGGCCGCGGGCACACCGACTGGTGCGCGACCAGCTGCACCGCTTCGCCCGCGGCGAGGACCTGTGGAACGTGATGTCGGGGGAGTACTGA
- the dusB gene encoding tRNA dihydrouridine synthase DusB → MTVASALPTSLTLGSLEVATPVVLAPMAGITNAAYRRLCAEQGAGLYVCEMITSRGLVEGDQHTLDMLVFDELETVRSVQLYGTDPVYVAKAVEILCAEHGVAHVDLNFGCPVPKVTRKGGGGVLPWKRGLLGEILEGAVAAAAPYDVPVTMKTRKGIDEDHLTFLDAGRIAQEAGCAAIALHGRTVAQAYSGAADWDAIGELVAHVDIPVLGNGDIWEAADAVRMVQQTGAAGVVVGRGCLGRPWLFRDLAAAFGGEQVATLPALGEVVAVMRRHAELLCRHMGEERGCKEFRKHVSWYLKGFTAGGQLRRSLGLVDSLAALDLLLADLDPDEPFPASALGAPRGRQGSPRQRVVVPEGWYDDTDGAGSHLREDSGETSGG, encoded by the coding sequence ATGACCGTCGCGTCCGCCCTGCCGACCTCGCTGACCCTCGGGTCGCTCGAGGTGGCCACCCCGGTCGTGCTCGCCCCGATGGCCGGCATCACCAACGCGGCGTACCGGCGGCTGTGCGCTGAGCAGGGCGCCGGCCTCTACGTCTGCGAGATGATCACCAGCCGCGGGCTGGTCGAGGGCGACCAGCACACCCTCGACATGCTGGTCTTCGACGAGCTGGAGACGGTGCGCTCGGTGCAGCTCTACGGCACCGACCCTGTGTACGTCGCCAAGGCCGTGGAGATCCTGTGCGCCGAGCACGGGGTCGCGCACGTCGACCTGAACTTCGGCTGCCCGGTCCCCAAGGTGACCCGCAAGGGCGGCGGCGGGGTGCTGCCGTGGAAGCGGGGGCTGCTCGGCGAGATCCTCGAGGGCGCGGTCGCCGCGGCCGCGCCGTACGACGTGCCGGTGACGATGAAGACCCGCAAGGGCATCGACGAGGACCACCTGACCTTCCTCGACGCCGGGCGGATCGCCCAGGAGGCCGGCTGCGCGGCGATCGCCCTGCACGGGCGCACCGTGGCGCAGGCCTACTCCGGCGCGGCCGACTGGGACGCGATCGGCGAGCTGGTCGCCCACGTCGACATCCCGGTCCTCGGCAACGGCGACATCTGGGAGGCCGCGGACGCGGTGCGGATGGTGCAGCAGACCGGGGCGGCGGGTGTCGTCGTCGGCCGCGGCTGCCTGGGCCGTCCGTGGCTGTTCCGCGACCTCGCGGCGGCGTTCGGCGGCGAGCAGGTCGCGACCCTCCCGGCGCTCGGCGAGGTCGTGGCCGTGATGCGACGGCACGCCGAGCTGCTGTGCCGGCACATGGGGGAGGAGCGGGGCTGCAAGGAGTTCCGCAAGCACGTCTCCTGGTACCTCAAGGGGTTCACCGCGGGCGGGCAGCTGCGGCGCTCGCTGGGGCTGGTCGACTCGCTCGCGGCCCTCGACCTGCTGCTCGCCGACCTCGACCCGGACGAGCCGTTCCCGGCCTCGGCGCTGGGTGCGCCGCGCGGCCGGCAGGGCTCGCCGCGGCAGCGCGTCGTGGTCCCCGAGGGCTGGTACGACGACACGGACGGCGCCGGCAGCCACCTGCGCGAGGACTCCGGCGAGACGTCCGGCGGGTGA